The following proteins come from a genomic window of Miscanthus floridulus cultivar M001 chromosome 2, ASM1932011v1, whole genome shotgun sequence:
- the LOC136537564 gene encoding abscisic acid 8'-hydroxylase 3-like, translating into MSREDDNKDKDVPEESEISMHHREAHIYIYEHLTADTDRWYAVVQLYEDDATMAVFGAPVLVAVALALAGLLWLRSRSSSKEMRDIPGTMGWPVIGETFSFISDFSSPAGILSFMRDRQRRFGKVFKTYVLGRITVFMTGRDAAKILLSGKDGVVSLNLFYTGKQVLGPTSLLTTNGEEHKKLRRLIGEPLSVDALKKYLGFINDLAVQTLDTWHGRSRVLVLEEASSFTLKVIANMLVSLEPEGEEQEKFRANFKVISSSFASLPLKLPGTAFHRGLKARNRMYAMLDSVIARRRRDGGEAPSDFLQMLLRKHAGDEADKLTDAQLKDNILTLLVAGHDTTTAGLTWLVKFLGENPDVLEKLREEHLEIEERLNGSSRLRWSDVNNMPYTNKVMNETLRRATILPWFSRKAAQDFSIDGYGIKKGTSVNLDVVSIHHDPSVFADPERFNPNRFDETLKPYSFLGFGSGPRMCPGMSLAKLEICVFVHHLVCRYSWKPLEDDDTVQPTLVRMPKNKYPIVATAL; encoded by the exons ATGTCAAGAGAAGATGATAACAAAGATAAAGATGTTCCCGAGGAATCAGAGATTTCGATGCATCATCGCGaagcgcatatatatatatatgagcacCTGACAGCTGACACCGATCGATGGTATGCAGTAGTGCAGCTCTACGAAGACGACGCGACGATGGCTGTGTTTGGAGCTCCCGTGCTTGTCGCCGTCGCCCTGGCACTCGCGGGCCTCCTCTGGCTTCGGTCGCGGAGCTCGTCCAAGGAGATGAGGGACATCCCGGGCACGATGGGGTGGCCGGTGATCGGCGAGACGTTCTCCTTCATCTCCGACTTCTCGAGCCCCGCGGGGATCCTGAGCTTCATGCGCGACCGGCAGCGGCGGTTCGGCAAGGTGTTCAAGACGTACGTGTTGGGGCGGATCACAGTGTTCATGACGGGGAGGGACGCCGCCAAGATCCTGCTGTCGGGCAAGGACGGCGTCGTGAGCCTCAACCTCTTCTACACGGGCAAGCAGGTGCTGGGCCCCACCAGCCTGCTCACCACCAACGGCGAGGAGCACAAGAAGCTGCGCCGGCTCATCGGCGAGCCGCTCTCCGTCGACGCGCTCAAGAAGTATCTGGGGTTCATCAACGACCTCGCCGTGCAGACGCTGGACACGTGGCACGGACGCAGCAGGGTGCTCGTGCTGGAGGAGGCCTCGTCG TTCACGCTGAAGGTGATCGCCAACATGCTGGTGAGCTTGGAGCCGGAGGGCGAGGAGCAGGAGAAGTTCCGGGCAAACTTCAAGGTGATCTCGTCGTCGTTCGCGTCGCTGCCGCTCAAGCTTCCCGGCACGGCGTTCCACCGGGGCCTCAAGGCCAGGAACCGGATGTACGCTATGCTGGACTCGGTGATCGCGAGGCGGCGGAGGGACGGCGGCGAGGCCCCGAGCGACTTCCTGCAGATGCTGCTGCGGAAGCACGCCGGCGACGAGGCGGACAAGCTGACGGACGCGCAGCTCAAGGACAACATCCTCACCCTGCTGGTCGCCGGCCACGACACCACCACGGCGGGCCTCACCTGGCTCGTCAAGTTCCTCGGGGAGAACCCCGACGTCCTGGAAAAGCTACGG GAGGAGCACTTGGAGATCGAGGAGAGGCTTAACGGCTCGTCGCGTCTCAGGTGGTCTGATGTCAATAACATGCCTTACACAAACAAG GTGATGAACGAGACCCTGCGGAGAGCAACCATCCTGCCATGGTTCTCGAGGAAAGCGGCGCAGGACTTCAGCATCGACG GTTACGGGATAAAGAAGGGGACGTCGGTGAACCTGGACGTGGTGTCCATCCACCACGACCCGTCCGTCTTCGCCGACCCCGAGCGCTTCAACCCCAACAGATTCGAC GAGACGCTCAAGCCTTACAGCTTCCTGGGGTTCGGGAGCGGGCCGCGGATGTGCCCCGGGATGAGCCTGGCAAAGCTGGAGATCTGCGTCTTCGTCCACCACCTCGTCTGCCGATACAG CTGGAAACCGCTGGAGGACGACGACACGGTGCAGCCAACACTGGTGCGGATGCCCAAGAACAAGTACCCCATCGTCGCAACCGCACTCTAA